The sequence GGAGGCAGCAGCCATTCTAAGTGGCAGAGGGCAAGGCAAGAAAAAGTTTGATGTGGGAACATGTGGAGCAATATAATATCATGATGCGAAGTGTGAAGGGAATGGGGGAGATTGTAGGTGGGTGCAGATAAGCCCGGAGGCTTACTCAGGGAGACAGAGTAAGGAAGAGGGCCCCCCACAGCGGAGGCCACCTCAACTCCAGCGAGGccccctttcctctcccccaGATGAGGCATTCGAGGCCCTGCGCATCGAGCCCTTCTCTAGCCCACCTGAGCTGCCGGATGTGATGAAGCCACAGGACTCAGGAAGCAGCGCCAATGAACAGGCTGTGCAGTGAGAGGCCTCCCCCAACTGTCCCCTCAATAAAAGATTTGGGTGTCCACCTGGTTGCTGCCtctttctgcacaccctctcctgACTCAGGCGTGCCCCTCCCTGGTGTGTGGCCCACCCTCAGCCTCCAGCCCAGCCTTCTCAGCCTGGGGACAAAAAGGTATCCCACTTTATTTCTTCAGGGCAGCCCCCCCTCGGGGGCAGGGGACACAGCCAGAAAGCAAAGGCAGCTCCTCTCCTAGCCCTCCCACCGCCAATAAAGTTTGTAGACCCAATTCctgcatttctcatttttatttgacaGAAAAAGTTGCTCTTGctgtacagattttaaaaaaccaaaatgcCTTTAAGAAACGTGAAGAAAAGTTGGGGGGAGGGGCCACAACCTCACTGGGAGGCCAGGAGGAGCCAACTGATTTCAACTCCCCTTCCTTCTGGGTGTAACTCACACAGGTCTGCAAGTTCCAAACCATCATCCCCCCAGGAACTCGGGGTTCAAGGGGGGCAGTGCCTCCGAAGTCCTTTCTGAGTCAAAACCTGGGAGTCCCAAACCATATCCTCCTCTCCCACAAATCCCATTCTCATTCCCAACCCACCCCAAACCCCCCAAAACATGTGAACCAGGAAAAACTCACAGAGATTAACATTtcacagaacaaagaaaaaaaggagggagggaaataaGGGAGCCCTCCCCAATGGGATGCTGCCAGGGTTGGGGGGGAAGGCAGACAAGGACCCCTTCCCCCAGCTCTGTTGGGAAAAAAGAAGGGCATGCCCCGCAGCTCCAGGACTTGGGGCAGGATGGAATTCCCCTGAAAGGATTCACGGAGACCTGAAACAGAGGAGAATCATCAATGCAGAGGCCCAAGCAGCCCCGCGGCGGTCAGCAGTGTGCCCAGCCCTGGAGTGTGACAAGGACTCACCTTGAGGAGCGGTGCCGCACGGGGCGGGGGCTGGGCGTCTCCTTCCTGCGCTTGTGACCTGGGGAGCGGCTGTCCCCACGCTGGCTTCTCCGGGAACCCCGCTCGCTGCTGCTGCAATGGAGAAGCGTCATGAGACCACACACAGCACATCACCAACATCTGGTACCCTGGAGCCTTAAAACTTCATTCTGCAGAAATCAGCTGCTAGACTGGGCTACCGGCAGGAGAGCACAGTGGCAACTGTACCTCTGCTGGTCCCGCGGcgagggctggggtgaggggcggcGGCGCTCAGCGGGCGAATAGCTGAGGGACCGGGAATCCCGGAGGGAGTCTATTGGCTTCCGGGGGCTGCGGGACCTGGGGATCAGAGCAGGTCGCCATAGTGCCACACTCTTCCAAACCCAGCAGCCAACACTcaggaccacccccaccccaccccaggtccTGACCGCCAAACCTCATACCACACAGGGCCAACCTCAGACCCACCTTCATCCGCTCACTCACCCATCCGCCCGCACACCATCCACCGAGTCCCCCAACAGGCGGGGCACAGGGTGCAGCGGGGGACGCAAAGATAAAGACAGTCCCTGCCCTTGGAGGGGCTCAGTCTGGTGAAGGGAGGCCAAGGGAGGCTCGCTGGGCCCCATGTGTGGGAAGCAGCCCCACAGTTGTACACAGGATGTACACGGGGTCTGGGGACCCAGGGGAGGGAAGacaagggcagggcagggaaggggcagggcagTCTTCTCGAAGGTGCTGTTTGAGCGGAGTCTTGCAGAACGAGGAGTTCACCAGGCGGacaagggaattccaggcagGAGGAACAGCATGTCCAAAGGCATGGGGTTCTCCTTAGACTGCAAGGCGCTGTTGAGTGTGGCTGGAGCACAGGGCATGTGTGGGGGCGGGCAGGAGAGGAGAACACAGGGCAGGCAAGGCCAGTTGGTGAAGAGCCTCACACGCCATTCCCGCAGAGGTGGGGCTTTATCCTGCAGGCCACAGGGCGTCCCGGAAGGATTTGTGGAGTGAAGGGAGTAACCAGATGTGCGGTTTTAGAAAGATCCCTCTGGCTACGTGTGGAAGAGAATGGCgtggaggcagggagacaggGAAGAGGCTGTGGACAGAGTCGGGAGAAGATGACGGTGGCCAGACCAGAGCCCTGGTAACAGTAACAGGCTGACTTAAAAGCTAGAATCCCTGGGACCTGGGACCAGGCTGTATGTCACgggcagggagaggaaggaacCTAGGACTCCCCAGTTCTGGCTCACGCACCCGCTTGGATGGCGCAGCCCTCCGCCAGCACAGGGCACAAGAGGAGCAGGCAGGGAGAGGAGAGCCCAACTCCTCCTGTACAGGCAGACACACCCAGGGTCACACCCCACCCTTGTGTCCAGCAAGGCAGCACTCACCTCCGCTCGCCAGGGGGTGGCTTCTTGGGGCTTGCAGGTTTGGGCAAGGCCTGAGGGCCAGGCTtagcaggggagggggaggaagaagtagaggaggaggaagaggaggatgaggaggaggaggaggaggaagaagaggaggaggaagaggaggatgatgatgaagaggaggaggaggagctggaacTGGAGCTGCTAGAACGCCTCTTCCGCTTGGCCGGGGCTGGCTCCTGAGGACGGCCCTCTCGAACAGCCTCcttgggggctggggcagggctggggactctgtggaagaagaggGTGTCACGTGGAGACGAGCTGCCCCAGCCCCAACCCTACCTTCCTTGGCCTGGAGGAAcggcagtgggggaggggtgctgaGGAAGGCCCTGGGAGCTCTCTGAGCTGAGAGCTGAGCCGGGAGCCTGTGAGCGCATTCTCTGGAGAGCGTGGCCCCAGCCGACCCAACCTCTGCTAACACAAGCAACAGGCTGGGGC is a genomic window of Bubalus kerabau isolate K-KA32 ecotype Philippines breed swamp buffalo chromosome 23, PCC_UOA_SB_1v2, whole genome shotgun sequence containing:
- the SRRM2 gene encoding serine/arginine repetitive matrix protein 2 isoform X10, coding for MGPSEPPLASLHQTEPLQGQGLSLSLRPPLHPVPRLLGDSVDGVRADGSRSPRKPIDSLRDSRSLSYSPAERRRPSPQPSPRDQQSSSERGSRRSQRGDSRSPGHKRRKETPSPRPVRHRSSRSP
- the SRRM2 gene encoding serine/arginine repetitive matrix protein 2 isoform X11; translated protein: MGPSEPPLASLHQTEPLQGQGLSLSLRPPLHPVPRLLGDSVDGVRADGSRSPRKPIDSLRDSRSLSYSPAERRRPSPQPSPRDQQSSERGSRRSQRGDSRSPGHKRRKETPSPRPVRHRSSRSP